The following is a genomic window from Bordetella sp. H567.
GAGCACCGTGATGATGGGCGTGCCGACGTATTACGTGCGGCTGCTGGCGGATCCCCGATTTGGCCGCGACGTCTGCGCCCGCATGCGGCTGTTCATTTCCGGCTCGGCGCCGCTGTTGACGGAAACCTTCAACGCCTTCCAGGAGCGCACCGGCCATACCATCCTGGAACGCTACGGCATGAGCGAAACGGTCATGTTGACGTCCAATCCGTACGATCCGGTGGAAGGCGCACGCATCGGCGGCACGGTCGGCAAGGCGCTGCCCGGGGTGGAGCTGCGCGTGGTCGACGATGCCGGCAGGAAGCTGCCTCCCGGCGAGATCGGCAACATCCAGGTGCGCGGCCCGAACGTGTTCTCCGGCTATTGGCGCATGCCTGAAAAGACGCGCGAGGAGTTCGCCGAGGATGGCTGGTTCAAGACCGGCGACGTCGGCCGCTGGGGCGGCGAAGCCCACGGGCACCCCATTCCCGTGGACTACGTCAGCATCGTCGGTCGCAGCAAGGACCTGATCATCTCCGGCGGCTACAACGTCTATCCCAAGGAAATCGAGTCGGTCATCGACGATATGCCGGGCGTCGAGGAATCGGCGGTCATCGGCGTGCCGCACCCGGACTTCGGCGAGGCCGTCGTCGCCGTCGTCGTGCCGCGCGCCGGCGCCGCGCTGGACCCGGCCGAGATCCAGAACGACCTGAAGAGCCGCATCGCCAACTTCAAGGTGCCCAAGCGTGTCCATGTGACGGACCAGCTGCCGCGCAATACCATGGGGAAGGTGCAGAAGAACGTATTGCGGGAAACGTTCGGCCGCCTGTGACGGATCGCGGAAAGCGCGCATGGCCTTGATGGCCGTGCGCGCGGACCATCCTGTCCCGCAGTGCAAGCGCACCGGCGGCGCGATCGCGCCACCGGTCCATCCATCACCCACCAGGAGAGCACCCACCGCATACCTGCATGACCGATGTGCGTAAGGATTCATAAAACGGCGGACGCCGCGGCGCGCCGCCATCGATCGATGGGCGATAACCCATCCCGCGCAGCATTCCGGAGGAGAACATCATGGCTTACCGTATCAGGTTGGCGGCGCTCGGCGCCGCATTGCTGGCCCTAGTCCTGGCAAACCCGGCTTCGGCCGATTGGCCCGAGAGGCCGGTCACCATCATCGTGCCCTTTCCCGCCGGGGGCGGCACCGATACCTTCGCCCGGCCTCTGGCCGAGCAGTTGCGCACGCAACTGGGACAAACCGTGGTCATCGACAACAAGGGCGGCGCCGGCGGCACCGTGGGCGCCGGCGTGGCGGCCAAGGCGCGTCCCGACGGCTATACCTTCTTCATGGGCGGCGCGCATCACGCGGTCGCGCCGGCGCTGTACCGGCAGCTCAACTACGATATCCAGAAGGACTTCATCCCGGTCGCGCTGCTGGCGCAGCCGCCGCAGGTGGTCGTCATCAATGCATCCAAGCTGCCGGTCAAGACGCTGCAGGAATTCATTGCGTATGCCAAGGCCAGGCCGGGTGAGATCAACTACGGGACCGCGGGCAAGGGCAGCACGCATCACCTCGCGGGGGAGCTGTTCGCCATGCAGACCGGCATCAAGCTGGTGGACGTGCCGTACCAGGGCGCGGGACCCATGCTGTCCGCATTGATTGGCGGCCAGGTGGACATGGCTTTCGACGGCCTGGGTTCGTCTTCCGGTCATATCCGCGCCGGCAGCATCAAGCCGCTGGCCGTGGCGGCCGCGCAACGCTCGCCGTCCTTTCCCGACGTGCCCACCGCCGCCGAGGCCGGCGTGATGAATTACCAGGTGTCGACCTGGTACGCGCTATGGGCGCCGGCCGGCACGCCGCAGCCTGTCGTGGACCGCATGATCCGCGAGGTGTCCACGGCATTGAATGCGCCGCGCATCAAGGAGCAATGGGCGTCCAACGGGTCCGCGGTTCCGGACCTGACCGGCCCCGCCTTCGGCAAGTTCGTCGACGATGAAGTGGCCAGGTGGGGCAAGGTCGTGAAGGACTCCGGCGTGACGCTGGACTGAACACCGCCGCGCTGAGCCGGGCGCCGGGGCGCGACACTACACGGGGCACTCCGGCCTGGCTCTGGACTGACACGCCGGCGCGGCCCTGGACCCGCCGCGGCAATGGCGCGGCCCCGCTACCGTTCTTGCCGGTGCGGGGCTCCGATACCGCGACCGGCGTCAGCGCCAGGCACTGGCCTCGTCCAGCTTGCGCAGGATCTCCGGCGGCAGCGTCAGGTAGGCGGCCTTGACCAGGTCGTCCAGCTGGGCGAGCGACGTGGCGCTGGCAATGGGCGCGGTGATACCCGGCTGTGCGATCGTCCAGGCCAGTGCCACCTGTGCCGGCGTCGCGCTGGTCGCTTCCGCGCCCTGGTCCAGCGCGGCCAGGATGCGCAGCCCGCGCTCGTTCAGATAGTTCTCGACGATTTTCTTGCCGCGCACGCTCTTGCCGGCATCGGCCGCCGTCCGGTATTTGCCGGACAGGAAGCCGCTGGCCAGGGCGTAATAGTTGATGGTGCCCAGCCCCTGCGCCGTGACCACGGCCTGCAAGCCGTTTTCGTACGGTTCGCGGCTGTACAGGTTGTACTCGGGCTGGATGGACTCATAGCGCGGCAGGCCGTTGCGCTCGCTCAGGATCAGCGCTTCGGACAAGCGCGCGGCGGTGTAGTTGGAAGCGCCGATGGCGCGTATCTTGCCTTGGTCGCGCAGCTTGCCGTAGGCCGTCAGCGTATCGGTCAGCGGCGTATCGGGGTCATCGCGATGCGACTGGTACAGGTCGATGTAGTCCGTCTGCAGCCGGGCCAGCGAATCTTCCACGGCGCGCGCGATATACGCGGGCGACAGGCCTTGCGCGCCGGGTCCCATTTCCATGCCTACCTTGGTCGCGATGACGACCTTGTCCCGCTTGCCGGACTTGGCCAGCCATTTGCCGATGATGACCTCGGACTCGCCGCCCCGGTTGCCGGAGGCCCAGCGCGAATAGACGTCCGCGGTGTCGATGAAATTCAGGCCCGCATCCACCATGGCGTCCAGCAGGGAAAAAGCGTCTGCTTCGCCGACGGTCCAGCCGAATACATTGCCGCCGAAGGCGAGGGGGGGCACCGAGAGGCCGGAACGGCCCAATTGACGTTGTTGCATGGTCAGTCGCTCTCATCCATGGTTGTAATGCTTGTCAGACAAATGCCCGGCAAGGCATCGGATTTTTCTTCTTCTCGCTTTGATTCTTTCATCCAAGTATATCGGCCGAAAGGCGATATCAGGCACTTGCGTGAACGTTCAGGGATTTCCCGCGCGTGGCGCTTCACGCCGCCAAGTTAGACTATGCATTTTTGGGGACGGGCGGCATGCCGACGGTCCGCCGCATCGGCGCGGCCCACTGTGCCCGCCCCTGGCGTTTTCCAAGGTCGAGGAGCCTGCTTTTATGTCTAGGACAATATCCGCCGTACAAGCGGCCGCCGCCGCGTTCGCGCTGGCCGCCGCGCTGCATTCCGGCGGACCGGCGCAGGCCGCGCCCGCCGGGCAGAAATCGGTGGCCGTCATCGCAATCGTCGAGCATCCCGCGCTGGATGCCGTGCGCGATGGCGTCAAGGATGCGCTGAAGGCCAAGGGCTACGATGCCGCCAAGAACCTGAAGTGGCAGTACCAGAGCGCGCAGGGCAATACCGGCACGGCCGCGCAGATCGCGCGCAAGTTCGTCGGCGATCATCCGGACGCCATCGTCGCCATCGCCACGCCGGCCGCGCAGGCCGTGGTGGCCGCCACCAAGGAAATCCCGGTCGTCTATGCGGCCGTGACGGATCCCGTGGCCGCGCAGTTGGTACCGTCCAT
Proteins encoded in this region:
- a CDS encoding Bug family tripartite tricarboxylate transporter substrate binding protein, whose amino-acid sequence is MAYRIRLAALGAALLALVLANPASADWPERPVTIIVPFPAGGGTDTFARPLAEQLRTQLGQTVVIDNKGGAGGTVGAGVAAKARPDGYTFFMGGAHHAVAPALYRQLNYDIQKDFIPVALLAQPPQVVVINASKLPVKTLQEFIAYAKARPGEINYGTAGKGSTHHLAGELFAMQTGIKLVDVPYQGAGPMLSALIGGQVDMAFDGLGSSSGHIRAGSIKPLAVAAAQRSPSFPDVPTAAEAGVMNYQVSTWYALWAPAGTPQPVVDRMIREVSTALNAPRIKEQWASNGSAVPDLTGPAFGKFVDDEVARWGKVVKDSGVTLD
- a CDS encoding malonate--CoA ligase, coding for MSNANLYAVLETGFPPDRSQVAIETPTLRYTWDDIDRASACLANLLKSLRLPKDARVAVQVEKSPEALLLYLATLRAGLVYLPLNTAYREAEIDYFLGNAEPSVVVCDSANLPWIQRLAEKSGVPHVYTLDDDRTGTLLEAAAGLSQTFKTVARGADDLAAILYTSGTTGRSKGAMLSHGNLASNARVLNAYWGWRSDDVLLHMLPIFHVHGLFVASHGALLAGARMIWLPKLDVEQALRYLPVSTVMMGVPTYYVRLLADPRFGRDVCARMRLFISGSAPLLTETFNAFQERTGHTILERYGMSETVMLTSNPYDPVEGARIGGTVGKALPGVELRVVDDAGRKLPPGEIGNIQVRGPNVFSGYWRMPEKTREEFAEDGWFKTGDVGRWGGEAHGHPIPVDYVSIVGRSKDLIISGGYNVYPKEIESVIDDMPGVEESAVIGVPHPDFGEAVVAVVVPRAGAALDPAEIQNDLKSRIANFKVPKRVHVTDQLPRNTMGKVQKNVLRETFGRL
- a CDS encoding aldo/keto reductase, which encodes MQQRQLGRSGLSVPPLAFGGNVFGWTVGEADAFSLLDAMVDAGLNFIDTADVYSRWASGNRGGESEVIIGKWLAKSGKRDKVVIATKVGMEMGPGAQGLSPAYIARAVEDSLARLQTDYIDLYQSHRDDPDTPLTDTLTAYGKLRDQGKIRAIGASNYTAARLSEALILSERNGLPRYESIQPEYNLYSREPYENGLQAVVTAQGLGTINYYALASGFLSGKYRTAADAGKSVRGKKIVENYLNERGLRILAALDQGAEATSATPAQVALAWTIAQPGITAPIASATSLAQLDDLVKAAYLTLPPEILRKLDEASAWR